One genomic window of Saccopteryx bilineata isolate mSacBil1 chromosome 4, mSacBil1_pri_phased_curated, whole genome shotgun sequence includes the following:
- the VPS37D gene encoding vacuolar protein sorting-associated protein 37D encodes MYRARAARAGPEPGSPGRFGILSTGQLRDLLQDEPKLDRIVRLSRKFQGLQLEREACLASNYALAKENLALRPRLEMGRAALAIKYQELREVAESCADKLQRLEESMHRWSPHCALGWLQAELEEAEQEAEEQMEQLLLGEQSLEAFLPAFQRGRALAHLRRTQAEKLQELLRRRERSAQPVPTAAVDPPKPFPAAAVLPTGAARGPPAVPRSLPPLDSRPVPPLKGSPGCPLGPAPLLSPRPSQPEPPHR; translated from the exons ATGTACCGGGCCCGGGCGGCGCGGGCGGGGCCGGAGCCCGGCAGCCCGGGGCGCTTTGGGATCCTCAGCACCGGGCAGCTCCGGGACCTGCTTCAGGATGAACCCAAGCTGGACCGGATCGTGCGGCTCAGCAGGAAG TTCCAGGGCTTGCAGCTGGAGCGTGAGGCATGCCTGGCCTCCAACTATGCACTAGCCAAGGAGAACCTAGCATTGCGGCCCCGCCTGGAGATGGGTCGGGCTGCCCTGGCCATCAAGTACCAGGAGCTTCGAGAGGTGGCCGAGAGCTGTGCGGACAAGCTGCAACGACTGG AGGAGAGCATGCATCGCTGGAGCCCCCATTGTGCACTGGGCTGGCTGCAGGCTGAGCTGGAAGAGGCTGAGCAGGAGGCtgag GAGCAGatggagcagctgctgctggGGGAACAGAGCCTGGAGGCTTTCTTGCCGGCTTTCCAGCGAGGCCGTGCCCTGGCCCACCTGAGGCGAACCCAGGCTGAGAAGCTGCAGGAGCTGCTGCGGCGCCGGGAACGGTCTGCCCAGCCGGTTCCCACTGCTGCTGTGGATCCCCCCAAACCCTTCCCTGCTGCAGCTgtcctgcccactggggctgcccGTGGGCCACCAGCAGTGCCCCGGAGCCTGCCCCCCTTGGACTCCCGCCCAGTGCCCCCACTGAAGGGCTCCCCCGGGTGCCCCCTTGGCCCAGCTCCTTTGCTGAGCCCTCGGCCCTCGCAGCCAGAGCCCCCCCACCGGTAG